One stretch of Archocentrus centrarchus isolate MPI-CPG fArcCen1 chromosome 5, fArcCen1, whole genome shotgun sequence DNA includes these proteins:
- the LOC115780150 gene encoding vitamin D3 receptor B, translating into MEPTVVSTSTVAPDEFDRNVPRICGVCGDKATGFHFNAMTCEGCKGFFRRSMKRKATFTCPFNGSCNITKDNRRHCQACRLKRCVDIGMMKEFILTDEEVQRKKDLIQRRKEEEAQREAEKEARRPRLTDEQSQIIATLVDAHHKTYDDSYSDFSRFRPPVREGPVTRSASRAASLHSLSDASSDSFSHSPESADTKMNFNNLLMMYQEQGSSPDSSEEEGSSFSMLPHLADLVSYSIQKVIGFAKMIPGFRELTAEDQIALLKSSAIEVIMLRSNQSFNLEDMSWSCGGPDFKYQISDVTKAGHTLELLEPLVKFQVGLKKLNLHEEEHVLLMAICLLSPDRPGVQDHARIEALQDRLSETLQAYIRLHHPGGRLLYAKMIQKLADLRSLNEEHSKQYRSLSFQPEHSMQLTPLVLEVFGSEVS; encoded by the exons ATGGAGCCCACGGTTGTGAGTACGTCCACTGTGGCCCCTGATGAGTTTGATAGGAATGTGCCACGAATCTGTGGCGTGTGTGGCGACAAAGCCACTGGCTTCCACTTCAACGCCATGACCTGTGAGGGCTGCAAGGGCTTTTTCAG GCGCAGTATGAAGCGCAAGGCCACCTTCACATGTCCCTTTAACGGCAGTTGCAACATCACCAAGGACAACAGGCGCCACTGCCAGGCATGCCGACTCAAACGGTGTGTGGACATTGGCATGATGAAAGAGT TCATTCTGACAGACgaggaagtgcagaggaagaAGGACCTGATTCAgcggaggaaggaggaggaggcgcaGCGCGAGGCAGAGAAAGAGGCACGGCGACCCAGACTCACTGATGAACAGAGTCAGATCATCGCCACGCTGGTGGACGCTCACCATAAGACATATGATGACTCCTACTCTGACTTCTCCCGATTTAGG CCTCCTGTGCGTGAGGGCCCAGTGACACGAAGCGCTAGCAGAGCTGCCTCTCTCCACTCCCTGTCTGATGCCTCCTCTGACTCCTTCAGTCACTCTCCAG AGTCAGCTGACACCAAAATGAACTTTAACAACCTGCTGATGATGTACCAGGAGCAGGGCAGCAGTCCTGACTCCAGTGAAGAAGAAGGCTCCAGTTTTTCTATGCTGCCCCACCTGGCTGACCTGGTCTCCTATAGTATCCAGAAGGTCATCGGTTTTGCTAAGATGATTCCCGGTTTCAG GGAGCTGACTGCAGAGGACCAGATTGCTCTGCTCAAGTCCAGTGCCATTGAGGTGATCATGCTGCGCTCAAATCAAAGTTTCAACCTGGAAGACATGTCCTGGAGCTGTGGTGGACCTGACTTTAAATATCAGATCAGTGACGTCACCAAAG CGGGCCACACTCTGGAGCTGTTGGAGCCACTGGTAAAGTTCCAGGTGGGCCTGAAGAAGCTCAACCTGCATGAGGAGGAACATGTGCTGCTGATGGCCATCTGTCTGCTTTCTCCAG ACCGCCCAGGTGTGCAGGATCATGCACGGATCGAAGCCCTGCAAGACCGGCTGTCAGAGACGCTGCAGGCCTACATCAGGCTTCACCACCCAGGAGGGAGGCTGCTCTACGCCAAGATGATCCAAAAGCTGGCCGACCTGCGCAGTCTTAACGAGGAGCACTCCAAACAGTACCGCTCACTGTCCTTTCAGCCGGAGCACAGCATGCAGCTCACTCCACTGGTGCTGGAGGTGTTTGGCAGTGAAGTCTCCTAG